A window of the Brassica napus cultivar Da-Ae chromosome C5, Da-Ae, whole genome shotgun sequence genome harbors these coding sequences:
- the LOC106448013 gene encoding uncharacterized protein LOC106448013: MAISIIRHHLIEGLKDQYLTMKNPLDLWTALQRRYDHQKTVLLPNARYKWKNLRFMDYKSVDEYNSVLFKIVSMMRLCGEEVTEKELLDKTFSTFHSTNVLLQQQYRERGFTTYTDLISCLLLAEANNELLMKNSEMRPPGSAPLPEAHKAEHEKKDPKESNHVYNERRTHGRNRGGYKGRGGRDNYAYGNHNNRGRGSNHGRGRANFGRCRGGISKPSYSTKSVCHRCGMSNHWAKNCRTPKHLCELYQESLKNKNP; encoded by the coding sequence ATGGCGATTagtattatacgccatcacctCATTGAAGGTTTAAAGGATCAGTACTTAACAATGAAAAATCCACTAGACCTTTGGACCGCTTTACAGcgtagatatgatcaccagaaaacggtgctACTTCCAAATGCTAGATATAAATGGAAGAATCTCAGATTCatggactataagtccgtggatgaatACAATTCGGTATTGTTCAAAATAGTTTCAATgatgagactttgtggtgaagaaGTGACTGAGAAAGAGTTACTTGATAAAACCTTCTCTACATTCCATTCAACGAATGTGTTGCTGCAGCAGCaatatagagagagaggattcaccacatatactgatctgatctcatgcCTACTTCTGGCCGAGGCTAATAATGAactcctgatgaagaacagtgagatgagacctccaGGTTCAGCACCATTACCAGAAGCTCAcaaagctgaacatgaaaagaaagatcccaaagaaAGCAACCACGTCTATAATGAGAGAAGAACACACGGTAGAAACCGTGGTGGGTACAAGGGACGTGGTGGCCGTGACAATTATGCTTatggaaaccacaataaccgtggtcgtggttccaaccATGGCCGAGGAAGAGCCAATTTTGGCCGCTGTCGAGGCGGTATATCTAAGCcgtcttactcgaccaaatccgtttgTCACAGGTGCGGGATGAGtaaccattgggccaagaattgtAGAACCCCTAAACATCTCTGTgaactctatcaagagagtcttaagaacaagaacccaTAA
- the LOC125587462 gene encoding transcription factor bHLH55-like, which produces MAFPSSSSFTNDFAYENELDFSSLLTPSTFISFQDPNPSNPIIHNTENGGRQRIRETTVTDETPREDVEPKNKRAKHREIERQRRQEVTSLFKHLRYILPAQYVKGKRSSSDHVNEAVNYIKDLEKKIKEVSKKRDRIKRSITHPPSAGYCPIRSLAASCSSPSSLSSYCSCVGDTHIDFKVMTCLVGIEVVASCCFRHESCLSSVLQLLVHEQCFNVVSCISTRLHLRFIHTIVCEVEKGIEINFSELQEKIIKMGRHRA; this is translated from the exons ATGGCttttccatcttcttcatcgttcACAAATGATTTTGCGTATGAAAATGAATTGGATTTCTCGAGTTTGTTAACTCCTTCAACGTTTATATCATTCCAAGATCCTAATCCATCAAATCCGATCATTCATAATACTGAAAACGGCGGAAGACAAAGGATCCGTGAGACGACCGTGACAGATGAAACCCCAAGAGAAGATGTTGAGCCGAAGAACAAGAGAGCGAAACATAGAGAGATTGAGAGACAAAGAAGGCAAGAAGTCACGTCTCTTTTCAAGCACCTAAGATATATATTGCCAGCTCAATATGTTAAG GGTAAGCGTTCTTCGTCAGATCACGTGAACGAAGCTGTGAATTACATCAAAGACTTAGAAAAGAAGATCAAAGAGGTCAGCAAGAAAAGAGATCGAATCAAGAGATCTATTACTCATCCACCTTCAGCAGGATACTGTCCTATAAGATCGTTAGCAGCATCGTgttcatcaccatcatcactaTCATCATATTGTTCTTGTGTTGGAGACACACATATCGATTTTAAGGTGATGACTTGTTTGGTCGGTATCGAGGTAGTAGCAAGTTGCTGTTTCAGACACGAATCTTGTCTCTCaagtgttcttcagcttctggTTCATGAACAATGCTTTAATGTTGTTAGTTGCATCTCAACTAGACTGCATCTAAGATTCATACACACCATTGTCTGTGAG GTTGAGAAAGGAATAGAGATTAACTTCTCTGAGCTCCAAGAAAAGATAATCAAAATGGGGAGACATCGTGCTTAA
- the LOC125587028 gene encoding uncharacterized protein LOC125587028, whose amino-acid sequence MAISIIRHHLIEGLKDQYLTMENPLDLWTALQRRYDHQKTVLLPNARYKWKNLRFMDYKSVDEYNSVLFKIVSMMRLCGEEVTEKELLDKTFSTFHSTNVLLQQQYRERGFATYTDLISCLLLAVANNELLMKNSEMRPPGSAPLPEAHKAEHEKKDPKESNHVYNERRTHGKNRGGYKGRGGRDNYAYGRGYGNHNNRGRGSNHGCGRANFGRCRGGISKPSYSTKSVCHRCGMSNHWAKNCRTPKHLCELYQESLKNKNPEAHMVHDNGYDADDDFDHEKDDPMDHETSDCLKD is encoded by the coding sequence ATGGCGATTagtattatacgccatcacctCATTGAAGGTTTAAAGGATCAGTACTTAAcaatggaaaatccactagacctTTGGACCGCTTTACAGcgtagatatgatcaccagaaaacggtgctACTTCCAAATGCTAGATATAAATGGAAGAATCTCAGATTCatggactataagtccgtggatgaatACAATTCGGTATTGTTCAAAATAGTTTCAATgatgagactttgtggtgaagaaGTGACTGAGAAAGAGTTACTTGATAAAACCTTCTCTACATTCCATTCAACGAATGTGTTGCTGCAGCAGcagtatagagagagaggattcgccacatatactgatctgatctcatgcCTACTTCTGGCCGTGGCTAATAATGAactcctgatgaagaacagtgagatgagacctccaGGTTCAGCACCATTACCAGAAGCTCAcaaagctgaacatgaaaagaaagatcccaaagaaAGCAACCATGTCTATAATGAGAGAAGAACACACGGTAAAAACCGTGGTGGGTACAAGGGACGTGGTGGCCGTGACAATTATGCTTATGGCCGTGGATatggaaaccacaataaccgtggtcgtggttccaaccATGGCTGTGGAAGAGCCAATTTTGGCCGCTGTCGAGGCGGTATATCTAAGCcgtcttactcgaccaaatccgtttgTCACAGGTGCGGGATGAGtaaccattgggccaagaattgtAGAACCCCTAAACATCTATGTgaactctatcaagagagtcttaagaacaagaacccaGAAGCTCATATGGTTCATGACAATGGgtatgatgctgatgatgatttCGACCATGAAAAGGATGATCCAATGGATCACGAGACATCAGATTGTCTTAAAGACTAA